In Piliocolobus tephrosceles isolate RC106 chromosome 18, ASM277652v3, whole genome shotgun sequence, the DNA window aggctcacgccaccatgcctggctattttttttgtatttttagtagagacggggtttcaccgtgttagccaggatggtctcgagtctcaatctcctgaccgcatgagccaccgcgcctggcctaaaagtttttaatttatatgatACATTCTTCTCTTTTTGTAGGCAGTGAGTTACTACTTATCACATGCATGGTATATGTGCCAGGTGTATGTCAGGCACTTTACATAAATTAGTTAATCCTTACAACAGTCCTGTGAGTATTAATTCCTCATACGGGATTACTGACCTTTTGCATGGAAGAGCAAAGATTCAAACCTAGGGCCAATGCGAGAACCGATGTGACTTTGCACTACACGAGCCTGATTGTTACTGAGTATAGGAAGTTCACGGTCAAATGATCCTGCTGTTAGCATGTAACTGGAATATGAATTTTGTGTacatttatttgatttaattACACCTATTTTGAAGTGTGCCAAGACAATTTCTTCATTATGTTTGACTGTTACACCTTCTGTTGGGCAAAAAGgatgctgaaaatgaaataaattaatgattttgtttgcttgtttgtttgttttcccataGAGCCTACTATTAACTAATTTAAAATCcttgggctcatgcctgtaatcccaacactttagtaggcagaggcagaaggatcgcttgggGCCAcaagttcgagactaacctgggcaacagccaaccctgtctctaccaaaaaaaaaaaaaaacaaatggccttggtgtggtggtatgtacctgtagtcctagctacttgagacgctgaggcaggaggattgcatgagcccaggagctcaaggctacagtgaggtgtgatcgtgccactgcactccagcctgaccaatggacagagaccctatctaaaaacaatgttttttttaattatagggCTGCTTGTTACTGTGATTAAGTGTTCTACAATATTATATCTAggctaattaatttttatcttaaaatatccAGTTACTGTTCTGATTGCCTCATAAAAACATgtgttttaaaaagcttttttgaAATAATAGTAAAGTTCGTATATTGCAGTTGGTTGATATATCTGAGTATCTTTTAATCTATAGATattccccctcctttttttcttatgttcttGCAATTTTCTGTTGAAACAATGTGATAAATCTCCCTGATAAGTTTTCCCAGAGTCAGGATTTTGAGTATTGCATctccatagtttttttttgtttgtttttgtttatgttttttcttcttgagatggagtttcactcttgttgcccaggctggagtgcagtggtgcaacctccaccttccggattcaagtgattcctgccttagccacccaagtagcagcgattacaggcgcccaccacctcgccctcctaatttttgcatttttaatagagacagcgtttcaccacattggccagcccggtctcgaacttctgacctcaagtgatctgcccatgtcagccttccagagtgctgggattacaggcatcagccaccgtgcccaacccatagtttcttttaaagcatatttattCAAGTGTTTCCTTACCTTATTTCAAGTTTTTACAGTTAACCTGTAGTGATTTCAGTGTTGGGAACAACAACTTGCTCGTGGGGATTTTGCTGGGGTTTAACACGAGATCGTAATTTTAATGGTTTGAtcgattttcttaatttttgtcaaGACTGAAATGAACATCGtacttcttttgaaatatttctggCACTCAGTATTGACATAAACTTGCTATACAATTATTAAAATCGTTTACATAATGATTTGcccataattttaaaactttatttttcattgctgtttctcaaaatgttgaCAGACTTAATGACTCTCTGTGTCTTAGTCTCTCTAAGTGAAATAAGTATTTCATATACgttctttaattttcctttgcttCACAATTGAACAGTCTTTCAGTGAGCTTCTGAAGAAGGCTAAAGATTCACTTTACCTAATCATTTCCTCCTTTATCTTAATTGTGTTACTGTGTCTGCAgtttttttatattcataaagtacatatacaaataattatacaaaCACCACTATATAAACGTGGCTCCAttgtataaaataagaaattttgttTGGCAAAAATGTTCAACAGCTGAGAAAAGTAGGAAGACAGGCAAGTCGGTGCATGTGTGAAAGCGCATGCTATATGATAGCTATGAATGGCATGGGAAGCAAATCAAATAGCATGTCTGTGCTCCGCATGGGAAGTCATGGCATATGGATGAAACATTTGGCACCTCTTCAAATTGCTGAGTTTAGAGGAAACATCAGCAGTGAATTATCCAGACAGTAGTTGCCACCTGGATACTACACAAAATTATATAGtgaataaatttgtatttgatGCTTGTATCTCTTTCTACACTTCTCTCTTATCCCACCATAAGCACCCCCACTTAATTTCTTGGTGTCTTAATACAGTTCTAAAACTTATTGGACATTTAacattaagcacctactatgtgctagacattaCGAAAGTCTCTCTGTATGGATCACAGTATTGGAAGTAACTTTTGAATAATGtggaaaacaaaaggagaaatttaCAGCCACCATAATGATGTTACATTTTCTACAGAAGACTTCCAAATTCCATAAATGGGCCTTTTTTCAGTAACCACACTCTCACGCCTCTCATCCTTCACTTAACgtatataacatataaaagtTTCATTCCCTGGGTGCTATAAATGGTGCTCTTAATAAAGTGATGCTTTGATAAGTTTACAGAAAGCTAAATAATGTGTGTGTTTAAGCGCTTACTCATCTAGAATACATAGAATGCATTGGGGATACTGTGGTAGAAATGCGTACGTTTGAAATGATTCTAAACCAGTGATGCTCTCAAGGAGTGATTGCGAGGTTAACTTTACCTCCTTCCAAACCACTTCAGATAAGCATAATCTAAGTAAATTCCAATGCAGATACACTCTCAAGACAAGTCTACTTCCCATCTTCCTTCCCTCAACAGATTACTACCCTAATCCCTTCCTGTcgatatgttttttttaaaaggctagtCAGATGGAGCAGTGGgagtagaaaaagaataaatctgtaactggttgtggCCATTCTGAGTGCACTGGTATTTACAGCTAATTAATTACAACTGGTTACAGATATATTTGTTGCTGTTCTACTCCTACGACTTCGCTTGACTAGCCTTAAAAGAAAATGGTGGTAATAGTGGAGATGGTGGTCCAGATGTTGAGAGTTCTTTATCCTTGTCAGAGTTTTTACATGATCCTACAGTGGGGAGCCCTCAGGTGAGAAGAGAGGTGACAGATAATGTTGGTCACGTTGTTGTTTAAGGTGATTACTGATCTAGCCAAGGAATGATGAGACCCTCAGGTGAGATAGTAGTAGTGGGAATAGAAAATGGATTTAAGAGagagtccaggctgggcacagtagctcatacctgtaatcccagcacttcgggaggctgaggtgagaggattgcctgaggccaggaattcaagaccaccctgggcaacaacgTAGTGAGTCCCCATCTCCACACAAAAAAGAAgctagtcaggtgtggtggcgcacacccgtagttctagctactgaggaggctgaggcaggaagatcatttgagcccaggtaggaggctgcagtgagctatgattgtaccactgcattccagcctgggcaatagaacaagaccctgtctctcaaaaaacaagagaGTCCAGAAATGAAAACTCTGAGCAGTTGAATATATCTCTGAGCAGTTGAATAAAACTCTGAGCAGTTGAATATCCAGGTTGAATATCAGAGGAAAGATTGGAAATAAAGACTGGAACTTATgactaagttttttttgtttgttgttgttgttgttttagttatGGTGTATTTAGTTTTGTATCATTATCACCTACCCCTGAAATATATGTGACAgtcataattatattttctaaaaatatgtaattagtGTAATTCAGATGTTTTTAAATCATCTCTTATTAGGCATGTGAAATGTACTTACTTCGTCAGATGTCAACATGAGAATAGATGTCAAGTGTCAACACCTCTCTgcctattatttttttgagagatttTGAGGGAGGGatttacactatatatatatatgttttttttttttttttttttttttttNNNNNNNNNNNNNNNNNNNNNNNNNNNNNNNNNNNNNNNNNNNNNNNNNNNNNNNNNNNNNNNNNNNNNNNNNNNNNNNNNNNNNNNNNNNNNNNNNNNNgtgatccgcccatctcggcctcccaaagtgctgggattacaggcttgagccaccgcgcccggcctacgcTATATATTATTATCTCCCCACATCAGCCACATCTGCTTCGTTTGGTTGCAGTTCTATTTGCATACCATACAAGAAAAGATGGAAATTGATGGTTCAGGAGAACAGTTAAGCCTAAGGATAATGGAGAATTCAAATAACATTTTCACTATTCTTTAAATGTTACACTTTCAGTTGCAAATATCTGAAGCCGCCTTGAGATGTACAAGAActtttgaatgtatttaaatgcatttaaataataagatggaacttaatttttttttcacggAGAAGAAAaatgctggctgggcgcggtggctcactcctgtaattccagcactttaggaggccaaggcgggtgaatcacctgagatgaggagttcgagactagtcttaccaacatggtgaaaccttgtctctactgaaaatacaaaaataagccaggcatggtgtcaggtgcctgtaatcccagctactcgggaggctgagacaggagaattgcttgaacccaggaggcggagtttacagtgagccaggatcgtgccactgcactccacctgggcagctgagcgagactccatctcaaaaaaaaagaaaaaagaaaaatgtcttaataaaaattttaataaaatgttttaacagTTGCTTAACctatttctcactttctttcctAGTTTGTCAAATAAAATTGTTGAGAATAAATTGAGATgatcaacattaaaaatatttaaagagcgTTTTGTTAGAAATAattgtataaaatgttttattaaatacaGGTTTAAATTTAGTTATAGGTAGCAGAgactttaaaaattggaaaaatggaaaataactagTGTAATGATAAACATAGCCATTTTTTACTTAAGGGAACTTGAGGGTTTGGAGATTTTAGGTGATTTTCTCACCATAGCAGTCATCTACTAAGAAAGGCAgaacaaacttttttttgaaGAGTTACTGCCCCACTAGAGTCCAGGACCAGGCTGATCTATGTTCTTGAGTGATtagagtaaatttaaaaattggggaCTGCTCAGGCAAAGAAAGGGAAATGGTCTGCAAGTGAAATGGCATCATGGAGGTGTAGTGGTCTTTGCTGAGGCCCACAGGCTGGCCAGCCGCTGATTGAGCAACACAGGGTCATTGCAGATGGCACTGAGAAACCAGTGTTCAGAGAGATGAGTCTGATGGGCATGTTTGGCACAGGATCCAGAGCCATGTGAGGGTCATTCAGCTGTAGAAATGTCTCAGCTTTCATCATGGACATAGTGTCAAGATAACTTATTTATGTTAGAATTTAcgttctttccttttaaaaaaaagtaggcatctttttaaaaaccctttaGAAAAAAGGCATATCTGAATTGAAATGCATTGCTTCAAGTTGATGAATCAGGAACACAAATGACAAACCATGGATCTCTCAGTTTATGTTTAACTCCCTTAAGAGAATTTACAGGGCTGGgtgatgggtgcagtggctcatgcctgtattcccagcactttgggaggccaaggcgagtggatcacttgagctcaggagttcaagaccagcctgagcaatttgtgaaactccatttctaccaaaactacaaaaaataaacacataaaacaatTTGTGATGTTTATATAATTAAACCCTTTAAGTTAGTGTTTTTTGGTCAGTTTTGGATTAAAGGATCTTATTCGAGTTAAATATTCTCTCTCCTAAAAAAGTGCATATGTGCAGAATTTACACATTTTACTAGCAAATGTTTCCCCTTAAGACCCCGGGGTTATATATATAagtgcatatgtatataaatgtatatataaatatgtatgtttttggttatttttaatttttaattatagatacataatagttgtatgtAATTTGTGgggcacatgtgatattttgctCCAAGTattcaatgtgtaaaaatcaagGTAATTGGtttacctcaagcatttatcatttatttgtgataGGGGCATTCTAATTCCTCTCTTAGTTATGGTGAAAGGGGAATAAATAATTAACTGTAGTTGCCCTATTGTGCTACTGAACACTAGATCTAATTtgttctatctaactatatttttgtacccattaactctcTCTCATCTCCCCCTTTCCACAACCCTTCCCAGTCTTTGACAGTTGTCATTCTATTTCTGTGAGTTTAATTTTTCACTCCCCcatacgagtgagaacatgcaatatttgtcttggTGTGcatgacttatttcacttaaagtactgtcctccagttccatccatgttgtggcaaatgatagaatttcattcttttctatggctgagtaatattccactgtgtatatgaaccacattttctttatccattcatctgttgatggacacttagattgattccatatcttgactattgtgaatagtgttgcagtaaacataggagtgcagttATCTCTTCCGTATACTAATTTCCTCTCACTCCATttgaaatggcttttatccagAAGGTAGTCAGTAATGAATGTTGGCAtaaatgtggagaaaggggaacccttgtacactgttggtgggaagcaGCCACTgtttggagaacagtttgaaagttcctcaaaaaactacaaatagagcTACcgtatgattcagcaattccactcctgagtatacacccaaaagaaaggaaatcagtatataaaaGAGATATGTGCTTCTATGTTGACTGCAGGACTAtatttttatactatatattGTGATTTTAACATACACTGTGCTTTTAGAAGTGTCAAAAGGAGCCTCATCATAAAGCATATTCTCTAGAAAAACTGTTCTACAACACTATCAGAGTTCTTACATATTGCTATTACATTATTTCCATATAAATCTGGAGTGATTAtgaatttgaaatgtttattgtATAGGCTATAtctttttcacagaaaaaaaaatacatatatttttctgacAGTTGTGTGTTGAccaacaccacattttctttttttattctagaTTCCGAAGAGGCTCAATCTGTAAATCCTTCTAGTGTTGATGAAAATATTGACTCtgaaacagagaaagactctctcATCTGTGAAAGTAAACAGATACTTCCCAGTAAAGCACCTCTTCCATCTGCCCTTGATGAGTATGAGTtcaaagatgatgatgatgaagaaatTAATAAGATGATTGATGATAGGCATATTCTTAGGAAAGAACAACGAAAAGAAAATGAACCTGAAGCAGAAAAAACTCATTTATTTGCAAAACAGGAGAAAGCTTTCTATCCTaaatcatttaaaagtaaaaaacaaaagccatctaGGGTCTTATATTCAAGTACTGAAAGTTCTGATGAAGAAGCTCTTCAGAATAAAAAGATTTCTACTTCATGTTCTGTCATCCCTGAAACATCAAATTCTGATATACAGACCAAAAAGGAATATGTAGTTTCAGGTGAACACAAACAGAAAggcaaagttaaaagaaaattgaaaaatcagaataaaaataaagagaaccaAGAGCTaaagcaagaaaaggaaggaaaagaaaatacaagaataaCAAACTTGACAGTAAATACTGGACTAGATTGTTCAGAAAAGACCAGGGAGGAGGGGAACTTTAGGAAATCTTTTAGCCCAAAAGATGATACttcattacatttatttcatatGTCGACTGGTAAATCTCCCAAACATTCTTGTGGATTAAGTGAAAAACAGTCAACACCACTAAAACAAGAACATACTAAAACATGTTTATCACCAGGAAGTTCCGAAATGTCATTACAGCCTGATCTTGTTCGGTATGATAATACAGAATCTGAATTCTTGCCAGAAAGTTCAAGTGTAAAATCCTgtaagcataaagaaaaaagcaaacatcaGAAAGATTTCCACTTAGAATTTGGTGAAAAATCAAATGTCAAAATAAAGGATGAAGATCATAGCCCAGCATTTGAAAATTCAGATTGCACactgaaaaaaatggataaagaaggtaaaacattaaaaaaacataaattgaagcataaagagagggaaaaagaaaagcataaaaaagaaatcgaaggtgaaaaggaaaaatacaaaaataaggatAGTGCCAAAGAACTACAGAGGAGTGTGGAATTTGATAGAGAATTTtggaaagagaatttttttaaaagtgatgaaACTGAAGATCTCTTTTTAAATATGGAACATGAATCcttaacattagaaaaaaaatcaaaattggaaaaaaacatcaaagaagataaatcaACCAAGGAAAAGCATGTCTCAAAAGAGAGGAACTTTAAAGAGGAACGAGACAAGATTAAAAAGGAAAGCGAGAAATCTTttagggaggaaaaaataaaagatctaaaagaagagagagaaaacataccCACAGATAAAGACTCAGAATTTACTTTGGGTATGAGTGCCATTGAGGAATCCATGGGGCTTCAtttagtggaaaaggaaatagacattgaaaaacaagaaaagcatataaaggaaagtaaagaaaaacctGAGAAGCGATCTCAAACTAAAGAAAAGGACATTgagaagatggaaagaaaaaactttgaaaaagaaaggaagataaaacaTGAGCATAagtcagaaaaagacaaattagATCTTGGTGAATGTgttgataaaataaaagaaaaggacaagCTATATTCGCATCACACAGAAAAATGCCATAAAGAAGGTGAGAAGAGCAAAAATACTGCTGCTATTAGAAAAACTGATGACAgagagaaaagtagagaaaagatGGATAGGAAACATGACAAAGAAAAGCCTGAAAAAGATAGGCATCTagcagaaagcaaagaaaagcacttgatggagaaaaaaaataaacaaacagatagTAGTGAGTATACTAAatcagaaaaaggcaaaaataaagaaaaagaccgGGAgctagataaaaaggaaaaatctagaGATAAAGAAAGTATAAATATAACTAACTCCAAACacatacaggaagaaaaaaaatcaagtatagTAGATGGTAATAAAGCACAACATGAAAAACCCTTGtcccttaaagaaaaaacaaaagatgaacCTTTGAAAACTccagatggaaaagaaaaagataagaaagatatagatagatacaaaGAACGAGAcaaacataaagataaaattcaACTAAATAGCTTACTCAAACTAAAATCTGAAGCAGATAAACCTAAACCTAAGTCATCACCAGCGTCAAAAGATACCCGgcctaaagaaaagaggttagtGAATGATGATTTAATGCAGACAAGTTTTGAACGGATGCTAAGCCTTAAAGACCTAGAAATAGAACAGTGGCAcaaaaaacataaggaaaaaattaagcaaaaagaaaaggaacggTTGAGAAACCGTAACTGTttagaacttaaaatgaaagataaagaaaaaacaaagcatacACTAACTGAATCCAAAAATAAAGAACTTACTAGGTCAAAGAGTTCAGAATTGACTGATGCATATACCAAGGAGAAACAACCTAAAGATGCTGTGAGTAACAGATCACAGTCTGTTGACACCAAAAATGTAATGACTTTAGGGAAGTCATCTTTTGTTTCAGATAATAGCTTAAACAGGTCTCCTAGATCAGAAAATGAAAAGCCGGGTCTCAGCTCCAGATCTGTATCCTTGATTTCTGTTGCTAGTTCAGAAGATTCCTGCCATACTACAGTGACAACCCCAAGGCCTCCAGTTGAGTATGACTCTGACTTTATGTTAGAGAGTTCAgaatcccaaatgtccttttccCAGTCACCTTTTTTGTCAATTGCCAAATCTCCTGCCCTGCATGAAAGGGAATTGGATAGCCTGGCTGACTTGCCAGAGCGGATTAAACCACCGTATGCAAACAGACTTTCAACATCCCATCTTAGGTCATCTTCTGTAGAAGATGTTAAACTAATTATAAGCGAGGGGAGACCTACTGTAGAAGTTCGAAGATGTAGCATGCCTTCTGTCATTTGTGAACATACAAAACAGTTCCAGACAATATCAGAAGAGAGCAATCAAGGTAGCTTATTAACTGTGCCAAGAGATACTAGTCCTTCTCCCAAACCTGAGGTATTCTCAAATGTGCCTGAAAGAGACCTTTCAAATGTGTCTAACATACATTCCGGTTTTACAATTTCTCCAACTGGAGCTTCAAACAGCAAATATGTTTCAGCTGATAGAAATGTCATCAAGAATACTGCCCCAGTGGGCACTGTAATGGACAGTCCAGTGCACTTAGAGCCATCTAGTCAGGTTGGTGTGATCCAGAATAAGTCATGGGAGATGCCTGTTGATAGACTAGAGACATTAAGCACCAGAGACTTTATCTGCCCAAATTCTAACACACCCGATCAAGAATCCTCTCTTCAGAGTTTTTgcaattctgaaaataaaatattgaaagaaaatgcTGATTTTTTATCCCTGCCGCAGACTGAACTGCCAGGAAACTCTTGCGCTCAGGATCCAGCATCCTTTATGCCTTCACAGCAGCCTTGCTCTTTCCCCAGCCAATCACTTTCAGATCCTGAATCGATTTCTAAACATATGTCTTTGTCATATGTTGCCAATCAAGAGCCAGGTATTTTACAGCAAAAAAATGCAGTTCAGATTAGTAGTTCTGTTTTAGATACTGATAATGAAtctacaaaagatacagaaaatacttTTGTCCTAGGAGATGTTCAAAAAACAGATGCCTTTGTCCCGGTGTACTCTGACAGCAATATTCAAGAAGCATCACCAAACTTTGAGAAGGCTTATACTTCACCTGTATTACCATCAGAAAAGGACTTTAATGGAAATGATGCCTCTACCCAGCTAAATACACATTATGCATTTAGCAAACTAACTTACAAGTCTTCCAGTGGCCATGAAGTTGAGAATAGCACAACTGATATTCAGGTCATttcacatgaaaaagaaaataaactggagAGTTTGGTTTTAACTCATTTGAATAGGTGTGATTCTGATTTATGTGAAATGAATGCAGGGATGCCAAAAGGAAACCTAAATGAACAAGATCCAAAACATTGTCCTGAAAGTGAAAAGTGTGTGCTTTCCATAGAAGATGAAGAATCTCAACAAAGCATTTTATCAAGTCTGGAAAACCATTCACAACAGTCAGCTCAACCAGAAATGCAGAAATATGGTCAGTTAGTTAAagcagaattagaagaaaatgccgaagatgataaaactgaaaaccaaattcCTCAAAGAATGACTAGAAACAAAGCAAATACAATGGCAAATCAAAGCAAACAGATTCTTGCTAGCTGTACACTATTATCAGAAAAAGACAGTGAATCCTCATCTCCTAGAGGAAGAATAAGATTAACTGAAGATGACGATCCACAAATTCACCATCCACGGAAAAGGAAAGTGTCACGTGTACCTCAGCCTGTGCAAGTGAGTCCCTCTTTACTACaagcaaaagagaaaactcaGCAATCTCTGGCAGCCATTGTAGATTCTCTGAAACTAGATGAGATTCAGCCATACAGTTCAGAGAGAGCAAATCCATATTTTGAGTACTTGcacataaggaaaaaaatagaagaaaaacgcAAATTATTGTGTAGTGTGATTCCTCAAGCACCTCAGTATTATGACGAATATGTAACATTTAACGGATCCTATCTCCTGGATGGAAACCCCTTAAGCAAGATTTGTATTCCCACAGTAAGTAACATCATCCCTTCCTATACACCTGTAAGACTGCCCAATAGAAGTATAACGCTAGCCACGTAGGTAATTTGAAGTTTTCTAGTAGATAGATTCTTTCAGCAAAACCGTCTGTTAATGAGTCAAGAAATATAAAGCTAGTAACGTTCTTCTTTCATTCCCCAACTTTATTTTCCCTTAAAGAGTAAGAAATTTTAGCCAAAATAATATATAGTGACATAGCCTTGAAATATAGGTACaactataaaaaacaaatttaaattagaaCTTTGTACAAATGATTTCAGTAAAAATCATTTCAGATGAACCATATTAGATTGGTGCCTTAAATCAGTCTGTtgactttatatatgtatacatttattgtaTAAATTTACCCAGGGATTTATACACATAGACTATATAGAGTCTGCATATGTATTGTAAACACCTAAATGTGTTTGTTATATTCGTACTGTCACCTTTTCTTACTCTCGCAAAGGTGATGTAATTGAAGTTTGACTTCCTTGAAACAATTCTTGGGATATATCTAGTTATATTAGAAGTTTAGCTGTATCAAATATTGTTCTAAAAGGGACTATAAGCAGAGGTGAGAAATATTCCTGGATGTAGTgggacttttttttaattttcattttttaatgagaattaCTAAAGTAGCAAAACACAGCACAATATAGTAGAAAGCACTGTAGATTTCCAATTCGCATATATTACTACAGTCTGGATTTTGCTACAGACCCACTGTGTGATCTTAAATAATTCATTTCCCATCTCAGATCCttagttttcacatctgtaaaacaagAGTAACTGTCTACCCTACTTCAAAGCAGGTTGAAATAGTATGTACCAAAGCCCATTAAAACTTTTAAACACTATATAGATTTAAGGTGGTTACCGTTGTTTTATACAGCTGCAAATCACTGTAAGGGTCGTATTTATTCAAGCTAATATATGAACTCCAGATTTGTACATAAAATGCTGTGTGTTTGAGTTTACTGGACTGAAACTCGTTTACTTAAAATttagttagaaaaataataaagac includes these proteins:
- the ANKRD12 gene encoding ankyrin repeat domain-containing protein 12 isoform X4: MPKSGFTKPVQSENSDSDSNMVEKPYGRKSKDKIASYSKTPKIERSDVSKEMKEKSSMKRKLPFTISPSRNEERDSDTEKEGPEKKKTKKEAGNKKSTPVSILFGYPLSERKQMALLMQMTARDNSPDSTPNHPSQTTPAQKKTPSSSSRQKDKVNKRNERGETPLHMAAIRGDVKQVKELISLGANVNVKDFAGWTPLHEACNVGYYDVAKILIAAGADVNTQGLDDDTPLHDSASSGHRDIVKLLLRHGGNPFQANKHGERPVDVAETEELELLLKREVPLSDDDESYTDSEEAQSVNPSSVDENIDSETEKDSLICESKQILPSKAPLPSALDEYEFKDDDDEEINKMIDDRHILRKEQRKENEPEAEKTHLFAKQEKAFYPKSFKSKKQKPSRVLYSSTESSDEEALQNKKISTSCSVIPETSNSDIQTKKEYVVSGEHKQKGKVKRKLKNQNKNKENQELKQEKEGKENTRITNLTVNTGLDCSEKTREEGNFRKSFSPKDDTSLHLFHMSTGKSPKHSCGLSEKQSTPLKQEHTKTCLSPGSSEMSLQPDLVRYDNTESEFLPESSSVKSCKHKEKSKHQKDFHLEFGEKSNVKIKDEDHSPAFENSDCTLKKMDKEGKTLKKHKLKHKEREKEKHKKEIEGEKEKYKNKDSAKELQRSVEFDREFWKENFFKSDETEDLFLNMEHESLTLEKKSKLEKNIKEDKSTKEKHVSKERNFKEERDKIKKESEKSFREEKIKDLKEERENIPTDKDSEFTLGMSAIEESMGLHLVEKEIDIEKQEKHIKESKEKPEKRSQTKEKDIEKMERKNFEKERKIKHEHKSEKDKLDLGECVDKIKEKDKLYSHHTEKCHKEGEKSKNTAAIRKTDDREKSREKMDRKHDKEKPEKDRHLAESKEKHLMEKKNKQTDSSEYTKSEKGKNKEKDRELDKKEKSRDKESINITNSKHIQEEKKSSIVDGNKAQHEKPLSLKEKTKDEPLKTPDGKEKDKKDIDRYKERDKHKDKIQLNSLLKLKSEADKPKPKSSPASKDTRPKEKRLVNDDLMQTSFERMLSLKDLEIEQWHKKHKEKIKQKEKERLRNRNCLELKMKDKEKTKHTLTESKNKELTRSKSSELTDAYTKEKQPKDAVSNRSQSVDTKNVMTLGKSSFVSDNSLNRSPRSENEKPGLSSRSVSLISVASSEDSCHTTVTTPRPPVEYDSDFMLESSESQMSFSQSPFLSIAKSPALHERELDSLADLPERIKPPYANRLSTSHLRSSSVEDVKLIISEGRPTVEVRRCSMPSVICEHTKQFQTISEESNQGSLLTVPRDTSPSPKPEVFSNVPERDLSNVSNIHSGFTISPTGASNSKYVSADRNVIKNTAPVGTVMDSPVHLEPSSQVGVIQNKSWEMPVDRLETLSTRDFICPNSNTPDQESSLQSFCNSENKILKENADFLSLPQTELPGNSCAQDPASFMPSQQPCSFPSQSLSDPESISKHMSLSYVANQEPGILQQKNAVQISSSVLDTDNESTKDTENTFVLGDVQKTDAFVPVYSDSNIQEASPNFEKAYTSPVLPSEKDFNGNDASTQLNTHYAFSKLTYKSSSGHEVENSTTDIQVISHEKENKLESLVLTHLNRCDSDLCEMNAGMPKGNLNEQDPKHCPESEKCVLSIEDEESQQSILSSLENHSQQSAQPEMQKYGQLVKAELEENAEDDKTENQIPQRMTRNKANTMANQSKQILASCTLLSEKDSESSSPRGRIRLTEDDDPQIHHPRKRKVSRVPQPVQVSPSLLQAKEKTQQSLAAIVDSLKLDEIQPYSSERANPYFEYLHIRKKIEEKRKLLCSVIPQAPQYYDEYVTFNGSYLLDGNPLSKICIPTITPPPSLSDPLKELFRQQEVVRMKLRLQHSIEREKLIVSNEQEVLRVHYRAARTLANQTLPFSACTVLLDAEVYNVPLDSQSDDSKTSVRDRFNARQFMSWLQDVDDKFDKLKTCLLMRQQHEAAALNAVQRLEWQLKLQELDPATYKSISIYEIQEFYVPLVDVNDDFELTPI